One Candidatus Omnitrophota bacterium DNA window includes the following coding sequences:
- the secE gene encoding preprotein translocase subunit SecE, translating to MVLGKKFLKIMNILAKPVNFINEVRSELSKVAWSTRKELLASTVLVITVTLIMTIFIGIVDLVLSRFLSVVFK from the coding sequence TTGGTTTTAGGAAAAAAGTTTTTAAAAATTATGAATATTTTAGCAAAACCAGTTAATTTTATAAATGAAGTAAGAAGTGAATTAAGCAAAGTTGCCTGGTCGACAAGAAAAGAACTATTGGCTTCAACAGTTTTAGTAATTACCGTTACGTTGATTATGACAATTTTTATTGGGATAGTTGATCTGGTTTTATCCAGATTTCTAAGTGTGGTCTTTAAATGA
- the rplK gene encoding 50S ribosomal protein L11, with protein MAKAIKAQIKLHVPAAQANPAPPVGPALGQHGVNIMQFCKQFNDQTKGRDGLILPVVISVFEDRTFTFIIKSPPSSILLKRAANLAKASGITGKETIGKVTKKQIEEIAKLKLADLNTNNMAQAIKSIEGTARSMGIAIEG; from the coding sequence ATGGCAAAAGCAATCAAAGCACAGATTAAGTTACATGTCCCTGCAGCGCAGGCAAATCCAGCGCCTCCGGTTGGCCCGGCATTAGGCCAGCATGGTGTTAATATTATGCAGTTCTGTAAACAATTCAACGATCAGACTAAGGGCAGGGATGGTTTAATTTTGCCGGTAGTCATCAGTGTTTTTGAAGACAGGACTTTTACCTTTATAATAAAGAGCCCGCCGTCATCTATTCTATTGAAAAGAGCGGCGAACTTAGCTAAAGCTTCAGGGATAACTGGAAAAGAGACTATTGGCAAGGTAACCAAGAAACAGATTGAAGAAATTGCTAAGTTAAAACTTGCGGATTTAAATACAAATAATATGGCTCAGGCAATAAAAAGTATCGAAGGAACTGCCCGTAGTATGGGCATTGCTATTGAAGGATAA
- the nusG gene encoding transcription termination/antitermination protein NusG, translated as MKNWYVVHTQTGIEEKVKTSLEKKIQAEGLQDLILSVVIPTEQVSEIRAGKKKISQRKFFPGYLLVQMDLSEKTYLFVKNSPGVTGFIGLGRKPVPLPQEEVDNILKRTKETAAKPSPKIIFEKGEQVRVNEGPFLNFNGTIEEVYPEKGKVKVSVSIFGRSTPVELEYWQVEKV; from the coding sequence GTGAAGAATTGGTACGTTGTGCATACGCAGACTGGAATTGAAGAGAAGGTAAAAACATCCTTAGAAAAGAAGATTCAAGCTGAAGGTTTGCAGGATTTAATCTTAAGTGTCGTCATTCCTACCGAACAGGTTTCTGAAATACGCGCCGGAAAAAAGAAGATTTCTCAGAGGAAGTTTTTCCCCGGATATTTATTGGTTCAGATGGATTTAAGCGAAAAGACATATCTTTTTGTTAAGAATTCTCCTGGAGTTACAGGTTTTATAGGATTAGGAAGAAAACCTGTGCCTCTTCCTCAGGAAGAGGTAGATAATATTCTCAAGCGTACCAAAGAAACTGCCGCTAAGCCTTCTCCTAAGATAATCTTTGAAAAAGGTGAACAGGTTCGAGTTAATGAAGGGCCATTTTTGAATTTCAACGGTACAATTGAAGAGGTATATCCTGAAAAAGGCAAGGTTAAAGTGAGTGTTTCTATTTTTGGGCGTTCTACGCCTGTAGAGTTAGAATACTGGCAGGTTGAAAAGGTATAA